Within Dysgonomonas sp. HDW5A, the genomic segment TCGCTACTATCTCGACTCTAGGTACATTATTCGGACTATTAGGTACTGTACTAGGTATGATCAAATCGTTCCAGGCTATGGGTAACGAAGGAGCTCCAGACTCTACAGCTCTTGCGGTAGGTATCTCTGAGGCACTTATGAATACAGCTATGGGTATCGGTACAGGTGCTGTTGCTATTATTTTCTATAACTATTTCCAAGGAAAAGTGAAAGATGTAACAGATGCAGTTAATGAAGTTGGTTTTGCAATTGGTCAAACTTATACTTCTAAGCACGGAAAATAATTATCATTTTTTATGATGAATGATTGTGGAATCTAATAAAAGATCCACTCTAATAAGTAAGAAAAACAAGAAGAAATGAGTAAAGTAAAAGTAAAAAAACAGGATACGTTCATCGACATGACTGCGATGAGTGATGTGACTGTTCTCTTGTTAACATTCTTCATGCTTACTGCTAACTTCATACCTAAAGAACCAATTCAGGTGATGACACCTGCTTCGGTATCTGAGGTGAAAATTCCTGAATATGATGTCATGACAATTTTGATTGACCCTCAAGGACAGGTTTTTATGAACTTAGACAGACCCGATGATAAAAGGAAAGTGCTAGAAAGTATTGGACAGCAATATAATATAACATTTACTCCAAAGCAAATTAATTCTTTTGTAAACCAGACTCACATAGGCGTGCCTATCAGTCGTTTACAGGCATTTCTTGACCTTCCAATGGATGAACAAGATGCGTTGATGAAGAAATTTGGTATCCCTACTGATACAATTATCAGTCCAAACAATCAATTGGCAGTATGGGTAACTACCGCAACGGAAGTGAATGAAAATTTGACTATTGCTATAAAAGCTGATCAAGGCACTCCTTATTCTTTGGTGAAGAATGTAATGTCTACGTTGCAAGACTTAAAAAAGAACAGATATAGTTTGATAACAACTCTTAAGACAATGCCTGAAGGGGTTTAAGGGTAGAACTTTAATATTAAAACAGTAAGATTATGGCAAGTGTTGATAGTGGCGGCGGCGAACATAAAAAAGGTCAGCCCCAGAAAATCAATCTACGTGTAGACTTTACACCGATGGTTGACATGAACATGCTTTTGATTACTTTCTTTATGTTCTGTACAACTTTGAGTAAGCCTCAGACGATGGACATTGTAATGCCTACAAAAGATAAAGACCTTACAGAAGAGGATAAAAACCAGGTAAAAGCTTCTAAGGCTATTACTGTGATACTTGGCGAGAATGATAAAATTTATTATTATGAAGGTGAGCCTGATTATAAGGATTTTAATACTCTAAAAGCAACAAACTATTCTCCTGAAGGTTTTAGAGCACTTTTGTTGCAACGCAACGCAGATGCTGTGGCTAAAATACGAGAACTAAGGATTGATAAAGCAAAGAAGAAAATTACAGAAGATGAATTTAAAGAGCAAACTAGTGAAATAAAAAATGCGAAAGATGGTCAGGTAGTTGTAATAAAACCAACTAATGGAGCTTCGTATAAAAATTTAGTAGATGTGCTTGATGAAATGCAAATCTGTAGTATTGGTAAATATGCTATTGTAGAGATGGCTGATGGAGATAATTTCCTTGTACAGAATTATGAATCCAAAGGCGCATTGTCAGCTCAGACAGGAGGAAAATAAATCACATATTTAATAACATAAAAATGGGAAAAGATATTAATTTGAACTCCTCTGAATGGCGTGATATAGTATTCGAAGGCAAAAATAAAAGTTATGGAGCGTATGAGTTACGCAAGTCCTCTTCAAAAAGACACGTTGTTGCATTTATTGTAGTATTAGTGTTTGTTGGAGTTGTGGCTGCATTACCTGCATTCCTTGATGCTGTGAAAGCTGGTCAACACCAAGCTGGAATAGATGAGGCTTTTGAATTGTCGAATATTGCCAATGTAGAGGAACAGGTTCCGGAAGAAAATATTATACGTCAGGAAACCGCACCACCTCCCCCCCCTTTGAAGGCGACTATTCAGTTTACACCTCCTGTAATTACAGAAGACAGTAAAGTGAATGAAGATAAAGAAATGAAATCTATCGAGGAGTTAAACGAAACGAAAGTTCAAATCTCTATCGCAACCGTAGAAGGTACAAATGACAAAAACGCTGTAGATATTGCAGAATTGAAAGAGCATAAAGTGATCGTTGAAGATAAGGAACCAGAAAAACCTTTCGTCAGCGTAGAGCAAATGCCTCAATTCCCTGGTGGAGATTCTGAATTGATGAAATTCATCGGAAGTAATCTGAAATACCCAACTATCGCAGCAGAAAATGGAATTGAAGGACGTGTAGTAATTCGTTTCGTTGTCGGAAAAGATGGTAACGTATCTGATGTACAAGTAGTGAGATCTCTAGACCCTTCTTGTGATAAAGAAGCGGTAAGAGTTGTAAAAACAATGCCTAAATGGGTTCCAGGTAAACAAAATGGACGTAATGTGCCAGTGTATTACACTCTACCTGTATTGTTTAAATTACAAAAATAAGATATGTATG encodes:
- a CDS encoding biopolymer transporter ExbD, producing MSKVKVKKQDTFIDMTAMSDVTVLLLTFFMLTANFIPKEPIQVMTPASVSEVKIPEYDVMTILIDPQGQVFMNLDRPDDKRKVLESIGQQYNITFTPKQINSFVNQTHIGVPISRLQAFLDLPMDEQDALMKKFGIPTDTIISPNNQLAVWVTTATEVNENLTIAIKADQGTPYSLVKNVMSTLQDLKKNRYSLITTLKTMPEGV
- a CDS encoding energy transducer TonB; protein product: MGKDINLNSSEWRDIVFEGKNKSYGAYELRKSSSKRHVVAFIVVLVFVGVVAALPAFLDAVKAGQHQAGIDEAFELSNIANVEEQVPEENIIRQETAPPPPPLKATIQFTPPVITEDSKVNEDKEMKSIEELNETKVQISIATVEGTNDKNAVDIAELKEHKVIVEDKEPEKPFVSVEQMPQFPGGDSELMKFIGSNLKYPTIAAENGIEGRVVIRFVVGKDGNVSDVQVVRSLDPSCDKEAVRVVKTMPKWVPGKQNGRNVPVYYTLPVLFKLQK
- a CDS encoding ExbD/TolR family protein yields the protein MMASVDSGGGEHKKGQPQKINLRVDFTPMVDMNMLLITFFMFCTTLSKPQTMDIVMPTKDKDLTEEDKNQVKASKAITVILGENDKIYYYEGEPDYKDFNTLKATNYSPEGFRALLLQRNADAVAKIRELRIDKAKKKITEDEFKEQTSEIKNAKDGQVVVIKPTNGASYKNLVDVLDEMQICSIGKYAIVEMADGDNFLVQNYESKGALSAQTGGK